One window of Eublepharis macularius isolate TG4126 chromosome 17, MPM_Emac_v1.0, whole genome shotgun sequence genomic DNA carries:
- the RPL22 gene encoding 60S ribosomal protein L22, with product MAPAKKLATKGGKKKKQVLKFTLDCTHPVEDGIMDAANFEQFLQERIKVNGKAGNLGGGVVTIERSKSKITVTSEVPFSKRYLKYLTKKYLKKNNLRDWLRVVANTKESYELRYFQINQDEEEEEEED from the exons ATGGCGCCTGCG AAGAAGCTTGCGACGAAGGGCGGTAAAAAAAAGAAGCAGGTCCTGAAATTCACTCTGGACTGCACCCACCCAGTAGAAGATGGTATCATGGATGCGGCCAACTTT GAGCAGTTCCTCCAGGAGCGAATCAAAGTGAACGGGAAAGCTGGCAACCTGGGTGGGGGTGTGGTGACCATCGAGAGAAGCAAAAGCAAGATCACTGTCACCTCCGAGGTCCCTTTTTCCAAGAG gtaccTGAAGTACCTCACTAAGAAATATCTGAAAAAGAACAACTTGCGCGACTGGCTGCGTGTGGTCGCCAACACCAAGGAAAGTTATGAGTTGCGATACTTCCAGATTAACCAggatgaagaagaggaggaggaggaggattaa